The following are encoded together in the Elusimicrobiota bacterium genome:
- a CDS encoding HEAT repeat domain-containing protein — protein MVVLAALAVVVTGAHAAASASAAALDRQARAFLADRSADSDPEVRSAVAAALGDIGESTPKTLELLKKAGRDPDVNVRLEAGYSLFRLGDEGGSRLLMDIVLSSAAPASRGQAIIRLSDMATEEAASLMERTLADASAEVRDATAVALCRLDLAQHPAAAGFLRRSLEAARDKDAVVRAAAVKALGQTNLASVREALVAAAGDDDAAVRAEAVAALAASADEDLAKLFTERLHDPDPRVRALAAAGLAASGQSVDLGLAERRLREGGAEERLLALKAAAAAPGEPALKLLARAMAEDASLKVRVAAAAMLAKRLQRRGR, from the coding sequence ATGGTTGTCCTGGCTGCACTCGCAGTCGTCGTGACCGGCGCGCACGCCGCGGCCTCCGCCTCGGCGGCCGCGCTCGACCGCCAAGCCCGCGCTTTTCTGGCCGACCGCTCCGCCGATTCCGACCCGGAAGTCCGCAGCGCCGTGGCCGCGGCTCTGGGCGATATCGGGGAATCCACACCCAAGACCCTGGAGCTGCTCAAGAAGGCCGGACGCGACCCCGACGTGAACGTGCGCTTGGAGGCCGGCTACAGCCTCTTCCGGCTCGGCGACGAGGGGGGGAGCAGGCTGCTCATGGATATCGTGCTCAGCTCGGCCGCGCCAGCCTCCCGCGGCCAGGCCATAATCCGGCTTTCGGATATGGCCACCGAAGAGGCGGCCTCCCTCATGGAGCGGACACTCGCAGACGCCTCGGCTGAGGTCCGCGACGCCACGGCCGTGGCCCTCTGCCGCCTCGACCTGGCCCAGCACCCCGCGGCCGCGGGTTTCCTGCGGCGATCCCTCGAGGCCGCCCGAGACAAGGACGCCGTGGTCCGGGCCGCGGCGGTCAAGGCCCTCGGCCAGACCAACCTCGCCTCCGTGCGCGAGGCCCTGGTCGCCGCCGCCGGCGACGACGACGCCGCGGTGCGCGCCGAGGCCGTCGCGGCCCTGGCCGCCTCCGCCGATGAGGACCTGGCCAAACTCTTCACCGAACGCCTCCATGACCCAGACCCGCGCGTGCGCGCCTTGGCCGCCGCCGGGCTGGCCGCGAGCGGGCAGTCCGTGGACCTCGGACTGGCCGAGCGGCGTCTGCGCGAGGGCGGCGCTGAGGAGCGCCTGCTGGCCCTGAAAGCGGCCGCGGCCGCGCCGGGCGAGCCCGCCCTGAAGCTCCTGGCCCGGGCCATGGCCGAAGACGCCTCCTTGAAGGTGCGGGTGGCCGCCGCCGCGATGCTGGCCAAGCGCCTGCAGCGGAGGGGGCGATGA
- a CDS encoding site-specific integrase, with product MAIFKKRGKWWIGYRVNGQRRREPTGSTSYALAKEILAKRLTEVAEQRHFPGRVANVRPFAQVADRYWELHGRFLLSPTWKWMFQRIKARFAGKKVGAITTADVQRYYNEIAGVHTKATANRYLGLLRSMFNKAHDWEDFHGDNPCSRVEKGRESPHRLRYLSHEEMERLQAAAHPRLYPVLLCALLTGMRRGEILGLTWENVNLEQGTIYLLKTKSGKPREIPIPTKLHDVLMSMGPQPAGSVFNLPLIMLQRYFKKALERAGIFGFRFHDLRHTFASHFVMQTHNLPALQKLLGHSTPTMTQRYAHLGSGHLASEMAAFESAIPVKPQTPMLEGHHLGHHPVSSHTPVS from the coding sequence ATGGCGATATTCAAAAAACGCGGCAAGTGGTGGATCGGCTACCGAGTCAACGGCCAGCGCCGTCGGGAGCCCACCGGCTCGACCAGCTACGCGCTCGCCAAAGAGATTCTGGCGAAGCGGCTGACCGAAGTCGCCGAGCAGCGCCACTTCCCGGGGCGGGTCGCCAACGTCCGGCCCTTCGCGCAAGTCGCGGACAGGTATTGGGAGCTTCACGGCCGATTCCTGCTGTCGCCCACCTGGAAATGGATGTTCCAAAGAATCAAGGCCCGTTTCGCGGGCAAGAAGGTCGGAGCCATCACCACGGCGGACGTGCAGCGCTACTACAACGAAATCGCCGGCGTCCACACGAAGGCCACGGCCAACCGATACCTTGGCCTCTTGCGGTCCATGTTCAACAAGGCCCACGATTGGGAGGACTTCCACGGAGACAACCCCTGCTCGCGGGTCGAGAAGGGCCGGGAATCGCCCCACAGGCTCCGCTACCTGTCCCATGAGGAAATGGAGCGGCTTCAAGCCGCCGCGCATCCCAGGCTGTATCCCGTGTTGCTCTGCGCCTTGCTGACGGGAATGAGGCGGGGGGAAATACTGGGCCTTACCTGGGAGAACGTGAACCTGGAACAGGGCACGATCTACCTGCTCAAGACCAAATCCGGCAAGCCCCGGGAGATTCCCATACCGACCAAGCTCCACGACGTTTTGATGAGCATGGGGCCGCAGCCCGCCGGCTCCGTGTTCAACCTGCCCCTCATTATGCTACAACGCTATTTCAAGAAGGCACTAGAGCGGGCGGGAATCTTCGGCTTTCGGTTTCATGATTTGCGCCACACCTTCGCCTCTCACTTCGTTATGCAGACCCACAACCTGCCCGCGCTGCAAAAGCTCCTAGGCCACTCCACGCCCACCATGACGCAACGCTATGCCCATTTGGGCTCCGGGCACCTAGCCTCCGAAATGGCCGCTTTCGAGTCCGCCATACCCGTCAAACCGCAGACGCCGATGCTGGAAGGGCACCACCTAGGGCACCACCCCGTTTCAAGCCATACCCCCGTTTCCTGA
- a CDS encoding helix-turn-helix domain-containing protein encodes MNIRELSHYISMPVPTIYTYVSLGKIPPDCIVRIGRALKFEKAAVDGWVSGEAKTSASSKPE; translated from the coding sequence ATGAACATCCGGGAGTTGTCGCACTACATCTCGATGCCGGTGCCGACGATCTACACCTATGTCAGTCTGGGCAAGATCCCGCCGGACTGCATCGTGAGGATCGGGCGGGCGTTGAAGTTCGAAAAGGCAGCCGTGGATGGGTGGGTCAGCGGGGAAGCAAAGACAAGTGCTTCTTCAAAGCCTGAATGA
- a CDS encoding relaxase domain-containing protein, which yields MLTSCKLTGNPASISAYHTKEENYYFSQGSDVENLSEPNQARSHVRVHGKLAAQLGLTPGGEISQAAFTNLLSGKDAAGNKVSREHKVMGIDLVFSAPKSVSVAGLVTERDSRIIEAHDQAVLETMREIEVRHAAAQPRPGECVKTGNMAYVTARDGYNRDHDPHLHTHVVVMNLTSMDGKVLALDGRQIMAQDFNKMWGAMYRAKLAAKLKELGYSVSYTKKGELRLDAVSLAVEREFSRRHAKIASAKANGARDMDAWRKTRKDKDPDVEKSAVRSDWESRIARHREKTAEENRQDAVRAREEWFKEAKWSVEARQELAGERQQTEIARWQAAARRATEGTACASKEAMITEYLAELGRAETWEPVTFAQANHLLWDQVRAGNLLVTDDGRYTTWEMTRVERECLQARKAAGALAMEGGAAEARVAELANGIGRRLSEAQAKAAAAILTAERGTVLVQGDAGSGKTTMLKAVNRAAQEARWEVVGVTVQGVAARKLEDESGIMSETLASYLAQERREAREAHRKPRGPRLVVVDEASMLDSRGLAELLRNAAEHDDKVVLVGDRNQIQAVGAGRPFERLVEAAEKSGELVSLTENYRQRDSQLRKAVDLAREGRMRESLAVLDQAGKVAEISDARLRRLFIAQHYDKDVLILTGSRQGREELNVIIREELARQGKIGAAREYTLSWSDHDGVKQSAKRELAVGERVVFLENEYGAYDVRNGEIGYVTRTGKDSISVRLEEGREVCIDLARYSALDHGYALTTYKSQGQTYDKVVVEADTSVPQLQDQRNTYVQITRARDDVRIFTDDAAELRGIAAVSSVKQDTHDINVTLDCAERMERKVRLHALGELAHGKGLADDPCIYNRAYMAGAGDSELLQRGRLEHMADMEKRLNERKDLNDAERHRAAEYLSSEPGAKALSTYKALPDYSIAIGLIRSGTMDFETATNGMKIYDKHEIQRFLEIDKGREERARIQERVVMRHSMDPAVKERIVKFFDSPEAKAVLAWKGKSAEAKLAVAEIVTKTQTPEDACRHLKDDEKGAVALKAQAVLAEREQSRDRGRSRGRGLEFGRGLGL from the coding sequence ATGTTGACTTCCTGCAAGCTGACAGGCAACCCCGCGTCAATCTCCGCCTACCACACCAAGGAGGAGAACTACTATTTCTCGCAGGGCTCTGACGTTGAGAACCTCTCGGAACCCAACCAGGCCCGCAGTCATGTCCGGGTCCACGGCAAACTCGCCGCCCAGCTCGGCCTGACCCCTGGCGGTGAGATTTCCCAGGCCGCCTTCACGAACCTGCTCTCTGGCAAGGACGCGGCGGGCAACAAGGTGAGCCGCGAGCACAAGGTCATGGGCATAGACCTCGTGTTCTCGGCGCCCAAGTCCGTGAGCGTGGCCGGCCTGGTGACCGAGCGCGACTCGCGCATCATCGAGGCCCACGACCAGGCCGTGCTCGAGACCATGCGGGAGATCGAAGTCCGACACGCCGCGGCCCAGCCCCGGCCCGGCGAATGCGTCAAGACCGGCAACATGGCTTACGTGACCGCGCGCGACGGCTACAACCGGGACCATGACCCGCACCTGCATACCCACGTGGTGGTCATGAACCTGACGTCCATGGACGGCAAGGTCCTGGCCCTGGACGGCCGCCAGATCATGGCCCAGGACTTCAACAAGATGTGGGGGGCCATGTACCGGGCCAAGCTGGCGGCCAAGCTCAAGGAACTCGGGTACTCGGTCTCTTACACCAAGAAAGGAGAACTGCGCCTGGACGCCGTGTCCCTGGCAGTCGAGCGCGAGTTCTCGCGCCGGCATGCGAAGATCGCATCAGCCAAGGCCAACGGCGCCCGGGACATGGACGCCTGGCGCAAGACGCGCAAGGACAAGGACCCTGACGTGGAGAAGTCGGCCGTCCGGTCGGACTGGGAAAGCCGGATAGCCCGGCACCGGGAGAAGACCGCTGAGGAGAACCGGCAAGACGCGGTCCGCGCTCGCGAGGAGTGGTTCAAGGAGGCTAAGTGGTCAGTCGAGGCGCGGCAGGAATTGGCGGGGGAGCGCCAACAGACCGAGATCGCCCGCTGGCAAGCTGCGGCGCGGCGGGCGACCGAGGGCACGGCCTGCGCAAGCAAGGAGGCCATGATAACCGAGTACCTGGCCGAGCTCGGCCGGGCCGAGACCTGGGAGCCGGTGACGTTCGCCCAGGCCAATCACCTGCTGTGGGACCAGGTGCGGGCAGGCAACCTCCTGGTCACGGATGATGGCCGCTACACCACCTGGGAGATGACCCGGGTGGAGCGGGAGTGCCTCCAGGCCCGCAAGGCTGCCGGAGCTCTGGCCATGGAGGGCGGGGCTGCGGAGGCCCGGGTGGCGGAACTCGCCAACGGCATCGGCCGGAGGCTCTCGGAGGCCCAGGCCAAGGCCGCGGCCGCTATCCTGACGGCCGAGCGTGGTACCGTGCTGGTCCAGGGCGACGCCGGCTCGGGCAAGACCACCATGCTCAAGGCCGTAAACAGAGCAGCCCAGGAGGCGCGCTGGGAGGTCGTGGGCGTGACAGTCCAGGGCGTGGCCGCGCGCAAGCTGGAGGATGAGTCCGGCATCATGTCTGAGACCCTGGCCTCGTACTTGGCCCAGGAGCGGCGGGAGGCCCGCGAGGCGCACCGGAAGCCCCGCGGGCCCCGGCTTGTGGTCGTTGACGAAGCGTCCATGCTGGACAGCCGGGGGCTTGCCGAACTGCTGCGCAATGCCGCGGAGCATGACGACAAGGTCGTGCTGGTGGGGGACCGCAACCAGATCCAGGCCGTGGGGGCGGGGCGTCCTTTCGAGAGGCTGGTGGAGGCCGCGGAGAAGTCAGGCGAGTTGGTGAGCCTTACCGAGAACTACCGCCAGCGCGACTCCCAGTTGCGCAAGGCCGTGGACCTGGCCCGTGAGGGCCGCATGCGGGAGAGCCTGGCCGTCCTGGACCAGGCGGGCAAGGTGGCGGAGATATCTGACGCCAGGCTGCGGCGTCTTTTCATCGCCCAGCACTACGACAAGGACGTCTTGATCCTGACCGGCAGCCGGCAGGGCCGCGAGGAACTCAATGTCATCATCCGTGAGGAGCTTGCGCGGCAGGGGAAGATCGGCGCAGCCCGCGAGTACACCCTTTCCTGGTCGGACCATGACGGCGTGAAGCAATCCGCCAAGCGCGAGCTCGCCGTGGGCGAGCGAGTGGTCTTCCTGGAAAACGAGTACGGAGCTTACGATGTCCGCAACGGCGAGATCGGCTATGTCACGCGGACCGGGAAGGATTCAATCTCAGTGCGCCTTGAGGAAGGCCGAGAGGTCTGCATCGACTTGGCGCGGTACAGCGCTTTGGATCATGGCTACGCGCTTACGACCTACAAGAGCCAGGGACAGACCTACGACAAGGTCGTAGTCGAGGCCGACACGTCGGTGCCGCAGCTGCAGGACCAGCGCAACACCTACGTCCAGATCACCCGGGCCCGCGACGACGTGAGGATATTCACGGACGATGCCGCGGAATTGCGGGGCATTGCCGCCGTTTCGAGCGTCAAGCAGGACACGCATGATATCAACGTGACGCTGGATTGCGCCGAGCGGATGGAGCGCAAGGTCAGGCTCCACGCGCTCGGCGAGCTTGCCCATGGGAAGGGGTTGGCGGATGACCCCTGCATCTACAATCGGGCTTACATGGCCGGGGCTGGGGATAGCGAGCTCCTGCAAAGGGGGCGCCTGGAGCACATGGCGGACATGGAAAAGCGCCTCAACGAGCGCAAGGACCTCAATGACGCGGAGAGGCACCGTGCGGCCGAATACCTGAGCTCTGAGCCTGGCGCTAAGGCTCTGTCCACCTATAAGGCGCTGCCTGACTACAGCATCGCCATCGGCCTTATCCGCTCCGGCACCATGGATTTCGAGACCGCGACCAACGGTATGAAGATATACGACAAACACGAAATCCAGCGGTTCCTCGAAATTGACAAGGGGCGGGAAGAGCGGGCGCGAATCCAGGAGCGGGTCGTGATGCGGCACAGCATGGACCCCGCGGTCAAAGAGCGGATCGTAAAGTTCTTCGACAGTCCTGAGGCCAAGGCTGTCCTGGCATGGAAGGGCAAGAGCGCGGAAGCCAAGCTCGCGGTCGCGGAGATCGTCACGAAGACACAGACCCCGGAGGATGCCTGCCGTCATCTCAAAGACGACGAGAAGGGCGCTGTGGCGCTCAAGGCACAGGCCGTGCTAGCCGAGCGCGAGCAGTCGAGGGACCGGGGTCGCTCCCGGGGCCGCGGTTTGGAATTCGGACGTGGTCTCGGCCTCTGA